One Erythrobacter sp. SDW2 genomic region harbors:
- the ribD gene encoding bifunctional diaminohydroxyphosphoribosylaminopyrimidine deaminase/5-amino-6-(5-phosphoribosylamino)uracil reductase RibD — translation MSLAGRGDSDWLAAAARLAARARPLSRPNPAVGCIIVRHGIVVGRGWTQSGGRPHAEAVALDQAGEKALGATVYVTLEPCAHRSERGPSCADLLIEAKPARIVIAEIDPDSRTDGAGGERLRKAGIRVDHLPIPEAHASLAGFLIRQRLGRPHVTLKLAMSLDGCIALADGTSQWITGEEARAHVHSRRAIADAILVGGGTWRADRPRLDVRLPGLGHRSPHRIVLTRGDVPPDVRRIAAPADIAGLDSVQYLYVEGGARTAASFLAEDLADRIEIYRAPIVIGDGLRAVEALAVADLASTHGRWQLAERRQLGSDCFEAYARART, via the coding sequence ATGAGCCTAGCCGGGCGGGGGGACAGCGACTGGCTCGCCGCCGCCGCACGGCTGGCTGCGCGTGCCCGCCCGCTCAGCCGCCCCAATCCCGCCGTCGGCTGCATCATCGTCAGGCACGGGATCGTTGTCGGGCGCGGCTGGACCCAATCGGGCGGCCGCCCCCATGCCGAGGCTGTCGCCCTGGATCAGGCCGGAGAGAAGGCGCTGGGCGCGACCGTGTATGTCACGCTGGAGCCCTGTGCCCACCGGTCCGAACGCGGGCCCTCGTGCGCCGACCTGCTGATTGAGGCCAAACCTGCCCGTATTGTCATAGCCGAGATCGACCCCGACAGCCGCACTGACGGTGCTGGTGGCGAACGCCTGCGCAAGGCAGGTATCCGAGTCGATCACCTGCCCATCCCCGAAGCTCACGCCAGCCTTGCCGGTTTTCTGATCCGCCAGCGGCTCGGACGTCCGCATGTGACGCTCAAGCTGGCCATGTCGCTCGACGGCTGCATCGCGCTGGCGGACGGGACCAGCCAGTGGATCACCGGCGAGGAGGCCCGCGCCCACGTCCATTCGCGCCGGGCGATCGCCGATGCGATCCTGGTCGGCGGCGGCACTTGGCGGGCCGATCGACCGCGGCTCGACGTGCGACTGCCCGGTCTCGGACATCGCAGCCCCCATCGGATCGTGCTGACACGCGGCGACGTGCCGCCCGACGTCCGGCGCATTGCCGCGCCAGCGGACATCGCTGGGCTTGATAGCGTGCAGTATCTATATGTCGAAGGCGGGGCCAGGACTGCCGCGAGTTTCCTGGCCGAAGACCTCGCCGACCGAATCGAAATTTACCGCGCCCCGATCGTCATCGGCGATGGCTTGCGCGCCGTGGAAGCGCTTGCCGTCGCGGACCTCGCCTCGACCCATGGCCGCTGGCAACTCGCCGAGCGCCGCCAGCTTGGCAGCGATTGCTTCGAAGCCTATGCGCGGGCCAGGACTTAA
- a CDS encoding riboflavin synthase — MFTGIVTAIGTIASVEEKGDLHIRIACPYDPHSMAIGASIACSGVCLTVVERGGEKGDAWFAVDVSGETVSRTAQDQWTEGRRLNLEQALKLGDELGGHLVTGHIDAVGRVAKMQDEGGSIRIDIRAPQAIAPYVAEKGSITVDGVSLTVNSVADQPDGDVIFALNIIPHTGEVTTLGTLAEGDAVNLEIDVLARYLKRMESLRG, encoded by the coding sequence ATGTTTACCGGCATCGTCACCGCCATCGGCACCATCGCCAGCGTCGAGGAAAAGGGCGACCTGCATATCCGCATCGCCTGCCCCTATGACCCGCATAGCATGGCCATCGGCGCATCGATCGCCTGTTCGGGCGTGTGCCTGACGGTGGTCGAACGCGGCGGAGAGAAAGGCGATGCCTGGTTCGCGGTCGATGTCTCGGGCGAAACGGTGAGCCGCACGGCGCAGGACCAATGGACCGAGGGCCGCAGGCTCAACCTCGAACAGGCGCTCAAGCTGGGTGACGAACTCGGTGGACACCTCGTTACGGGCCATATCGATGCCGTTGGCCGCGTGGCGAAAATGCAGGACGAAGGCGGCTCTATCCGCATCGACATCCGCGCGCCTCAAGCCATTGCGCCCTATGTGGCAGAGAAAGGCTCGATCACAGTCGATGGCGTCTCGCTGACGGTCAACAGCGTGGCCGACCAGCCCGATGGCGATGTGATCTTCGCGCTCAACATCATCCCTCACACCGGCGAAGTGACCACGCTCGGCACGCTGGCAGAGGGCGACGCGGTCAATCTCGAGATCGACGTGCTGGCACGCTACCTGAAGCGGATGGAGAGTTTGCGGGGGTAG
- a CDS encoding TMEM165/GDT1 family protein: MEPLLTSTAVVALAEIGDKTMLLAIVLATRFRKPLPIILGILVATLANHGIAAFLGQTVAGLLEGAWFRYAVGAGFIAMAAWTLVPDKLDHDEEPEPPRFGAFLTTTIAFFIVEIGDKTQVATIALAAQFRDVLLVTVGTTAGMMLANVPAVWFGQKIVDVVPLKVVRTIAAALFLAIGIWVIAEAAGWL, translated from the coding sequence ATGGAACCCCTCCTCACCTCCACCGCCGTGGTCGCGCTGGCCGAGATCGGCGACAAGACCATGCTGCTGGCCATTGTGCTGGCGACGCGGTTCCGCAAGCCGCTGCCGATCATCCTCGGCATCCTGGTGGCGACACTGGCCAACCACGGCATCGCCGCCTTCCTCGGCCAGACGGTTGCCGGGCTGCTCGAAGGGGCATGGTTCCGCTATGCGGTGGGCGCGGGCTTCATCGCCATGGCGGCATGGACGCTGGTGCCCGACAAGCTGGATCATGACGAGGAGCCCGAGCCGCCCCGCTTCGGGGCTTTCCTGACCACCACCATCGCCTTCTTCATCGTCGAGATCGGCGACAAGACCCAGGTCGCGACCATTGCGCTGGCGGCGCAGTTCCGGGATGTGCTGCTGGTGACAGTCGGCACGACGGCGGGAATGATGCTGGCCAATGTGCCCGCGGTGTGGTTCGGGCAGAAGATCGTCGACGTCGTGCCGCTGAAGGTGGTGCGAACCATTGCGGCCGCACTCTTCCTTGCCATCGGTATCTGGGTGATCGCGGAGGCAGCGGGCTGGCTTTGA
- a CDS encoding GNAT family N-acetyltransferase, whose product MERQPVLEGERLLLRPLGEEDWNGLFAVASDPQVWAVHPANDRWQEPVFRAFFADALAQGGALTVIEKSSGTIVGSSRFQGYDPADGGSVEIGWTFLARRLWGGGYNAEMKRLMLEHALQSVERVDFRVGETNVISRRAMANIGGVLTDREDITVMAGVAHRHVIYEITRDSFAAGPLAQD is encoded by the coding sequence ATGGAACGGCAGCCGGTCCTCGAAGGAGAGCGGCTGCTGCTTCGGCCTCTGGGCGAAGAGGACTGGAACGGGCTCTTCGCGGTCGCCTCTGATCCGCAGGTTTGGGCGGTGCATCCGGCAAATGACCGGTGGCAGGAACCTGTGTTCCGCGCTTTCTTCGCCGATGCGTTGGCGCAGGGCGGGGCGCTGACGGTGATCGAGAAGTCCAGCGGCACCATCGTCGGCTCCTCGCGCTTTCAGGGCTACGACCCCGCTGATGGCGGTTCCGTCGAGATCGGCTGGACCTTCCTTGCGCGGCGGCTGTGGGGCGGGGGCTACAATGCCGAGATGAAGCGGTTGATGCTCGAGCACGCCCTGCAATCTGTCGAACGGGTCGACTTTCGTGTCGGCGAAACAAATGTCATCTCGCGCCGCGCCATGGCCAATATCGGCGGCGTGCTGACGGACCGCGAGGACATCACCGTGATGGCCGGGGTGGCGCATCGCCATGTGATCTACGAAATTACCCGCGACAGTTTTGCCGCGGGCCCCTTGGCCCAGGACTAG
- a CDS encoding aromatic amino acid transaminase, producing the protein MLDALQTQAPDALLALIKLYAADTRADKIDLGVGVYRTDDGATPVFKAIKLAEQKLVDEQDSKGYLGPEGDLGFVNGLMPYIFGADATMGGRIEGMQTPGGTGACRLAFALAKKGGVKRVLMGVPSWPNHAQILADLDLEVVAFEHASADGSANLDALLGALADAGEGDAVLIHGCCHNPTGVDYSADDWAAITDVLATSPVLPIVDFAYHGLGYGLDEDAAGMRGLLARVPEALVAYSCDKNFGVYRDRVGAFYVKSDTKDHLPVAMSNAAALARANWSMPPDHGGAAIRLILRDEDMTRIWLDELASMRARLRWVRERLTQADNEVPGLDLTALGRQSGMFAILPLGKEQIQRMRDEHAVYMAGSGRINVAGLTVGNIDKFISALAEVTA; encoded by the coding sequence ATGCTCGACGCTCTCCAAACCCAAGCCCCCGACGCGCTGCTGGCGCTGATCAAGCTCTATGCCGCCGATACGCGGGCGGACAAGATCGACCTCGGTGTCGGGGTCTATCGCACCGACGACGGTGCGACGCCCGTTTTCAAGGCGATCAAGCTCGCCGAACAGAAGCTGGTCGATGAGCAGGATTCGAAGGGCTACCTCGGCCCGGAAGGCGACCTGGGTTTCGTCAACGGCTTGATGCCCTACATCTTCGGCGCCGATGCCACCATGGGCGGACGGATCGAGGGAATGCAGACCCCGGGCGGGACCGGCGCGTGCCGCCTTGCCTTCGCGCTCGCCAAGAAGGGCGGCGTCAAGCGTGTCCTGATGGGCGTGCCGAGCTGGCCCAACCATGCCCAGATCCTCGCCGATCTCGATCTGGAGGTTGTCGCGTTCGAGCACGCCAGCGCTGACGGCAGTGCCAATCTCGATGCCTTGCTCGGCGCGCTGGCCGATGCCGGTGAGGGCGACGCGGTGCTGATCCATGGCTGCTGCCACAACCCCACCGGTGTCGATTACAGCGCGGATGACTGGGCGGCCATTACCGACGTGCTCGCGACCAGCCCGGTGCTGCCGATTGTCGACTTCGCCTACCACGGGCTCGGCTACGGGCTGGACGAGGATGCTGCCGGAATGCGCGGGCTGCTGGCCCGGGTGCCCGAAGCGCTGGTGGCCTATAGCTGCGACAAGAACTTCGGCGTTTATCGCGACCGGGTGGGTGCTTTCTACGTCAAGAGCGACACCAAGGATCACTTGCCGGTGGCGATGTCGAACGCTGCGGCGCTGGCGCGCGCCAACTGGTCGATGCCGCCTGACCACGGTGGTGCGGCAATCCGCCTGATCCTGCGCGACGAGGACATGACCCGGATCTGGCTCGACGAGCTCGCAAGCATGCGCGCGCGGCTGCGCTGGGTGCGCGAAAGGTTGACCCAGGCCGACAATGAAGTGCCCGGTCTCGACCTGACCGCACTGGGCCGCCAGAGCGGAATGTTCGCCATTCTGCCGCTGGGCAAGGAACAGATCCAGCGCATGCGCGACGAGCACGCAGTCTACATGGCCGGTTCGGGCCGCATCAACGTGGCTGGCCTGACAGTCGGCAATATCGACAAGTTCATTTCCGCCCTGGCAGAAGTGACCGCTTGA
- a CDS encoding DUF1134 domain-containing protein: MTTLMRSIRSTIAAVAACLAMAAAPLAAQPVETIDPNSAIDGDLAEQPGEPSVYAAPADAGPTFENRVPEDEAPVAPSWSNPGEVEGWSAQTVTDPTSTAGAQQVEKTTYGEDDLIGAAEGVFGKGAEGLAKMIQKLLAEQGEPNGYIVGREAGGAFIVGARYGSGTLFHKVEGEKPVYWTGPSIGFDVGANAGNTFVLVYNLYDTEELYERYPAGEGQAYLVGGVTASYLRKGDVVLIPIRVGAGLRLGVNAGYMKFSKKQRWLPF, encoded by the coding sequence ATGACTACGCTGATGCGCTCCATCCGCTCGACCATCGCCGCCGTTGCGGCCTGCCTGGCCATGGCAGCGGCTCCGCTGGCCGCGCAGCCGGTCGAGACGATCGATCCCAACAGCGCGATCGATGGCGATCTGGCCGAACAGCCGGGCGAGCCTTCGGTCTATGCCGCGCCCGCCGATGCTGGTCCGACGTTCGAAAACCGGGTACCGGAAGACGAAGCTCCGGTTGCGCCCAGCTGGTCCAACCCCGGCGAAGTGGAAGGCTGGAGCGCGCAGACGGTAACCGACCCGACCAGCACCGCCGGCGCGCAGCAGGTCGAGAAGACGACCTATGGCGAGGACGACCTGATCGGTGCAGCCGAGGGGGTGTTCGGCAAGGGTGCCGAAGGTCTCGCCAAGATGATCCAGAAATTGCTCGCCGAGCAGGGCGAACCCAACGGCTATATCGTCGGACGCGAGGCGGGCGGCGCATTCATCGTCGGCGCCCGCTATGGTTCGGGTACGCTGTTCCACAAGGTCGAAGGCGAGAAACCCGTATACTGGACGGGCCCTTCGATCGGTTTCGATGTCGGGGCCAACGCCGGCAACACCTTCGTCCTGGTCTACAACCTCTATGACACCGAAGAGCTCTACGAACGCTACCCGGCGGGCGAGGGGCAGGCCTATCTGGTTGGCGGGGTCACCGCGAGCTACCTGCGCAAGGGTGACGTGGTGCTGATCCCGATCCGCGTTGGCGCGGGGCTGCGGCTCGGCGTCAACGCCGGTTACATGAAGTTTTCCAAGAAGCAGCGCTGGCTCCCGTTCTAG
- a CDS encoding CoA transferase, which produces MGEPELARDPRYATHAARGQNQAELDERIERWTLTLTVDQLEALMIEYSVPAGRVYTGKEMLAEPHFAERDALISVEHPQHGSNRMQAPMPKLSDTPSGLRRRAPDFPGQHNTEV; this is translated from the coding sequence ATGGGCGAACCGGAGCTGGCGCGCGATCCGCGCTATGCCACCCATGCCGCGCGCGGCCAAAATCAGGCTGAACTGGACGAACGGATCGAACGCTGGACGCTGACGCTCACGGTCGACCAGCTCGAAGCGCTGATGATCGAGTATTCGGTCCCCGCCGGGCGGGTTTACACCGGCAAGGAAATGTTGGCCGAGCCTCACTTCGCCGAACGCGACGCACTGATATCGGTCGAACACCCGCAACACGGCAGCAACCGGATGCAGGCGCCGATGCCCAAGCTGTCCGACACGCCGTCCGGCTTGCGCCGCCGCGCTCCGGATTTCCCGGGCCAGCACAATACGGAGGTCTAG
- a CDS encoding FAD-dependent oxidoreductase yields the protein MTAHPRYPHVFSPLKVGRTTVKNRILMGSMHTGLEDLPDAGERLAAYFVERAKGGVGMIITGGIGPHPTAGFGAKMLDDDDAAMHRQVTDAVHDAVPDVKIVMQILHTGPLAGTPDCVSPSGVKSRIGRHQPQELTEEGIEEQIAAFANCARLARQAGYDGVEIIGSAGYLISTFLVEKTNLRTDKWGGTWENRMRFPVEVVRAVRAAVGEDFVVIFRIAAMDMLQGGMAWEEVVSLARALEAEGVDVISTHFCWHESFVPTIATMVPRAAFTQVTGRLRRELGIPLITSNRINMPDVAEEVLARGDADLVSMARPMLADAELVNKAFDGREDQINTCIACNQACLDHTFTGRLTSCLVNARACREVDISIEPAAARKCIAVVGAGPAGLAYATIAAQRGHSVTLFDAADEIGGQFNLAKRIPGKEEFHETLRYFARMIEVHDVRLRLGTRVDADMLKDKGFDEVVVATGINPRTPGIEGIDHPKVVRYIDVIRGQAEVGRKVAIMGAGGIGFDVAELISHEGTSAALDIDVFAREWGIDFKNHPRGGVTGIEPQVASNGREVTLLQRKTTPVGQGLGKTTGWTHRLTLQRRGIRMVSGVEYGKIDDAGLHCTIGGEPTVLDVDTVIVCAGQEPERSLYDALVAAGVRTHLIGGAFEAAELDAKRAIQQATELAVAA from the coding sequence ATGACCGCACACCCGCGCTATCCGCACGTCTTTTCGCCGCTCAAGGTCGGGCGCACCACCGTCAAGAACCGCATCCTGATGGGTTCGATGCACACCGGCCTGGAAGACCTGCCCGACGCCGGCGAGCGGCTCGCGGCCTATTTCGTCGAGCGCGCCAAGGGCGGCGTTGGCATGATCATCACCGGCGGGATCGGCCCGCATCCGACCGCCGGATTCGGCGCGAAGATGCTCGACGACGATGACGCTGCGATGCACCGGCAAGTGACGGACGCAGTGCATGACGCTGTGCCCGATGTTAAGATCGTCATGCAGATCCTACACACCGGACCGTTGGCGGGTACGCCCGATTGCGTCTCGCCTTCAGGCGTCAAGTCCCGGATCGGGCGGCACCAGCCGCAAGAGCTGACCGAGGAAGGCATCGAGGAGCAGATCGCAGCCTTCGCCAATTGCGCCCGGCTGGCGAGGCAGGCGGGATACGACGGGGTCGAGATCATCGGCTCTGCCGGCTATCTGATCTCCACCTTCCTCGTCGAGAAGACCAACCTCCGCACAGACAAATGGGGCGGCACGTGGGAAAACCGCATGCGCTTCCCGGTCGAGGTGGTTCGCGCGGTACGCGCGGCAGTGGGCGAGGACTTCGTCGTCATCTTCCGCATTGCGGCGATGGACATGCTGCAGGGCGGCATGGCGTGGGAAGAGGTGGTGAGCCTCGCCAGGGCGCTGGAGGCCGAGGGCGTGGACGTCATCTCGACGCACTTCTGCTGGCACGAAAGTTTCGTCCCCACCATCGCCACCATGGTCCCGCGGGCGGCCTTCACCCAGGTGACCGGGCGGCTACGCAGGGAACTCGGCATCCCGCTCATCACCAGCAACCGGATCAACATGCCCGATGTGGCCGAGGAGGTGCTGGCACGGGGCGATGCCGATCTGGTCAGCATGGCGCGACCGATGCTGGCCGATGCCGAACTGGTCAACAAGGCGTTCGACGGGCGCGAGGACCAGATCAACACCTGCATCGCCTGCAACCAGGCGTGTCTCGATCACACCTTCACCGGACGCCTGACATCCTGCTTGGTCAATGCCCGGGCGTGCCGGGAGGTCGATATCAGCATCGAGCCTGCCGCTGCGCGCAAGTGCATCGCGGTGGTCGGAGCCGGGCCTGCCGGTCTCGCCTATGCCACCATTGCTGCCCAGCGCGGGCACTCCGTGACCCTGTTCGACGCGGCGGACGAGATCGGCGGCCAGTTCAACCTCGCCAAGCGCATTCCGGGCAAGGAAGAGTTCCACGAAACCCTGCGCTATTTCGCGCGGATGATCGAGGTGCACGACGTCAGGCTTCGGCTCGGCACGCGGGTCGATGCCGACATGCTCAAGGACAAGGGCTTCGACGAGGTGGTGGTGGCGACCGGGATCAACCCGCGCACGCCCGGCATCGAAGGCATCGATCACCCCAAGGTGGTCCGCTATATCGATGTCATCCGGGGGCAAGCCGAAGTTGGCCGGAAGGTCGCGATCATGGGGGCGGGCGGGATCGGCTTCGACGTTGCCGAACTGATCAGTCATGAAGGCACCAGCGCGGCGCTCGATATCGATGTCTTCGCCCGCGAATGGGGCATCGATTTCAAGAACCATCCGCGCGGCGGGGTGACCGGGATCGAACCGCAGGTCGCCAGCAATGGCCGCGAAGTGACCTTGCTGCAGCGAAAGACCACACCCGTGGGCCAAGGACTGGGCAAGACCACCGGGTGGACCCACCGCCTGACGCTTCAGCGGCGGGGGATCAGGATGGTCTCGGGTGTCGAGTACGGCAAGATCGACGATGCCGGGCTCCACTGCACCATCGGCGGTGAACCGACGGTGCTCGATGTCGATACGGTGATTGTCTGTGCCGGACAGGAGCCTGAGCGCAGCCTTTATGACGCCCTCGTCGCGGCCGGGGTCCGGACGCACCTGATCGGCGGCGCCTTCGAAGCCGCCGAACTCGATGCCAAGCGCGCGATCCAGCAGGCAACCGAACTGGCGGTGGCGGCCTAG
- a CDS encoding CoA-acylating methylmalonate-semialdehyde dehydrogenase codes for MRQVDHFIAKGPGGESPAPTRKHRIWNPSTGEVQAEVALGNAALLAQAVEAAKKVQPEWAATNPQKRARVMFEFKRLVELHKQELAELLSSEHGKVVDDAHGDVQRGLEVIEFACGIPQALKGEYTQGAGPGIDVYSMRQPLGIGAGITPFNFPAMIPMWMFGMAIAAGNAFILKPSERDPSVPVRLAELFLEAGAPEGLLQVVHGDKEMVDAIIDHPDIAAISFVGSSDIAQYIYARGTANAKRVQAFGGAKNHGVVMPDADLDQVVNDLAGAAFGSAGERCMALPVVVPVGEDTADRLREKLIPAIRALRVGISTDKDAHYGPVVTPEHKARVEGWIDTAEKEGAEVVIDGRGFTLQGYEKGFFVGPTLLDRVTPAMTSYQEEIFGPVLQIVRAHDFEEALRLPSAHQYGNGVAIFTRNGHAAREFASRVNVGMVGINVPIPVPVSYHSFGGWKRSGFGDIDQYGMEGLRFWTKTKKVTQRWPDGGGDGSNAFVIPTMG; via the coding sequence ATGCGCCAGGTCGATCACTTTATCGCCAAGGGACCTGGGGGTGAGAGCCCTGCCCCCACTCGCAAGCACCGGATCTGGAACCCGTCGACCGGCGAAGTGCAGGCCGAAGTGGCGCTGGGCAATGCAGCGCTGTTGGCGCAGGCAGTCGAGGCCGCGAAGAAGGTCCAGCCCGAATGGGCCGCGACCAACCCGCAGAAGCGCGCCCGGGTGATGTTCGAGTTCAAGCGGCTGGTCGAACTGCACAAGCAGGAGCTGGCCGAGCTGTTGTCCAGCGAACACGGCAAAGTGGTCGATGACGCCCATGGCGACGTGCAGCGCGGGCTTGAAGTGATCGAATTCGCTTGCGGCATCCCCCAGGCGCTCAAGGGTGAATACACGCAAGGCGCAGGTCCCGGCATCGACGTCTATTCGATGCGCCAGCCGCTCGGTATCGGTGCGGGGATCACCCCGTTCAACTTCCCGGCGATGATCCCGATGTGGATGTTCGGCATGGCGATCGCGGCGGGCAACGCCTTCATCCTCAAGCCCAGCGAGCGCGATCCCAGCGTGCCGGTGCGGCTGGCCGAACTGTTCCTGGAGGCTGGCGCGCCCGAGGGGCTGTTGCAGGTGGTGCACGGTGACAAGGAAATGGTCGACGCCATTATCGACCATCCCGATATCGCCGCCATCAGTTTCGTCGGTTCGAGCGATATCGCGCAGTATATCTACGCCCGCGGCACCGCCAATGCAAAGCGCGTGCAGGCCTTCGGTGGGGCCAAGAACCACGGCGTGGTGATGCCCGATGCCGATCTCGACCAGGTGGTGAACGACCTTGCCGGGGCCGCATTCGGCTCGGCTGGCGAGCGTTGCATGGCGCTGCCGGTTGTCGTCCCTGTCGGCGAGGACACGGCCGACCGCCTGCGCGAAAAGCTGATTCCGGCAATCCGCGCGCTGCGGGTCGGCATCTCGACCGACAAGGACGCGCATTACGGCCCTGTCGTCACCCCCGAACACAAGGCGCGGGTCGAAGGTTGGATCGACACCGCTGAAAAAGAAGGTGCCGAGGTCGTCATCGACGGGCGCGGTTTCACCTTGCAAGGCTACGAGAAGGGCTTCTTCGTCGGTCCGACCCTGCTCGACCGGGTGACGCCCGCCATGACCAGCTACCAGGAGGAAATCTTCGGCCCGGTCCTCCAGATCGTCCGCGCCCATGATTTCGAGGAAGCGCTGCGGCTGCCGAGCGCGCATCAGTATGGCAACGGCGTCGCCATCTTCACCCGCAACGGCCACGCCGCGCGCGAATTCGCCAGCCGCGTCAATGTCGGCATGGTCGGGATCAATGTGCCGATCCCGGTCCCCGTCAGCTATCACAGCTTCGGCGGGTGGAAGCGCTCGGGCTTCGGCGATATCGACCAGTACGGGATGGAGGGCCTGCGCTTCTGGACCAAGACCAAGAAGGTCACCCAGCGCTGGCCAGACGGCGGCGGGGACGGTAGCAATGCGTTCGTCATTCCGACGATGGGATAG
- a CDS encoding I78 family peptidase inhibitor, translated as MKHLAILPFAALAMACVPVAEPGEPAPPTEQMPGDDGACNADGAQQYIGQYASKTVGEQIVAATGARMFQWVGPGMAVTMDYRPDRVRVSYDEQYNITSIRCG; from the coding sequence ATGAAGCATCTGGCAATTCTCCCGTTCGCGGCGCTGGCGATGGCCTGCGTACCCGTGGCTGAACCGGGCGAACCGGCCCCGCCGACCGAGCAGATGCCGGGCGACGATGGCGCCTGCAATGCCGATGGCGCGCAGCAGTACATCGGCCAATACGCCAGCAAGACGGTGGGCGAGCAGATCGTCGCCGCGACCGGTGCGCGCATGTTCCAGTGGGTTGGGCCGGGCATGGCGGTGACGATGGATTATCGCCCGGACCGTGTGCGCGTCAGCTACGACGAGCAGTACAACATCACGTCGATCCGCTGCGGCTGA
- a CDS encoding RidA family protein: MRQRAKSGSPYEEQFGFSRAVREGNRIVVAGTGPIEDDGSTTRGDAADQAARCCTLIVRAIEQLGGTAANVVRTRMLLTDSSDQDAVGAVHARFFGEAAPAATMLGVAWLCRPEWKVEIEAEAIVPD; this comes from the coding sequence ATGCGCCAGCGTGCCAAATCCGGCTCGCCCTATGAGGAACAGTTCGGCTTTTCCCGCGCGGTTCGCGAGGGCAACCGGATCGTGGTTGCCGGAACAGGACCGATCGAGGATGACGGTTCCACAACCCGTGGCGATGCCGCCGATCAGGCTGCGCGGTGCTGCACACTGATCGTGCGGGCCATAGAGCAGCTGGGCGGCACCGCGGCGAATGTGGTGCGCACGCGAATGCTGCTGACCGACTCATCCGATCAGGACGCCGTCGGCGCGGTCCATGCGCGCTTTTTCGGCGAGGCCGCGCCGGCCGCAACAATGCTAGGCGTGGCATGGCTTTGCCGACCGGAATGGAAAGTCGAAATCGAGGCCGAAGCAATCGTTCCGGACTAG
- a CDS encoding acyl-CoA dehydrogenase family protein, translated as MTGQFQLTDDQLAIQEMAQRFTADNITPFAAEWDEQHHFPRDVIKQTAELGFGAIYVSEESGGIGLGRLEAALIMEAMAYGCPATSAFISIHNMAAWMIDAFGGAEVKAKYLPDLVTMEKIASYALTEPGSGSDAAALKTSAKLDGDHYVLNGTKQFISGSGVNDVYVCMVRTGDHKSKGITCLVVDKDTPGVSFGAPERKLGWNASPTAQLIFEDARVPVANRVGDEGEGFRFAMMGLDGGRLNIGACSLGGAQRCLDEAIAYTKERQQFGQPVADFQNTQFMLADMATELEAARALLYLAAAKVTDGAPDKSRFSAMAKRLATDSGSKIVNDALQLFGGYGYLKDYPIERFWRDLRVHSILEGTNQVMRMIVGRDLLRQ; from the coding sequence ATGACCGGACAATTCCAGCTCACCGACGACCAGCTCGCGATCCAGGAAATGGCGCAGCGGTTCACTGCCGACAACATCACCCCCTTCGCCGCCGAATGGGACGAGCAGCACCACTTCCCGCGCGACGTGATCAAGCAGACCGCCGAACTCGGCTTCGGCGCGATCTACGTCAGCGAGGAAAGCGGCGGCATCGGCCTCGGCCGGCTGGAGGCGGCGCTGATCATGGAGGCGATGGCCTATGGCTGCCCCGCGACCAGCGCCTTTATCTCGATCCACAATATGGCCGCGTGGATGATCGACGCTTTCGGCGGGGCCGAGGTCAAGGCGAAGTACCTGCCCGACCTCGTCACCATGGAGAAGATCGCCAGCTATGCCCTGACCGAGCCGGGCAGCGGCTCCGATGCGGCGGCGCTCAAGACCAGCGCAAAGCTGGACGGCGACCACTATGTGCTCAACGGCACCAAGCAGTTCATTTCGGGCAGCGGCGTCAACGACGTCTATGTCTGCATGGTCCGCACCGGCGACCACAAGTCGAAAGGCATCACCTGCCTGGTGGTGGACAAGGACACCCCTGGCGTCAGCTTTGGAGCGCCCGAGCGCAAGCTCGGCTGGAACGCCTCCCCCACCGCGCAGCTGATCTTCGAGGACGCGCGGGTGCCGGTCGCCAACCGTGTCGGCGACGAAGGCGAAGGCTTCCGCTTCGCCATGATGGGGCTCGATGGCGGACGGCTCAATATCGGCGCCTGTTCGCTCGGCGGGGCGCAGCGCTGCCTCGACGAAGCCATCGCCTACACCAAGGAGCGCCAGCAGTTCGGCCAGCCGGTGGCCGATTTCCAGAACACCCAGTTCATGCTGGCCGACATGGCGACCGAGCTGGAGGCGGCCCGCGCCCTGCTCTATCTCGCCGCTGCCAAGGTCACCGACGGCGCGCCCGACAAGAGCCGCTTCTCCGCCATGGCCAAGCGGCTGGCGACCGACAGCGGGAGCAAGATCGTCAACGACGCGCTGCAGCTGTTCGGCGGCTATGGCTATCTCAAGGATTATCCGATCGAACGCTTCTGGCGCGACCTCAGGGTCCATTCGATCCTCGAAGGCACCAACCAGGTGATGCGGATGATCGTCGGGCGGGACCTGCTGCGGCAATGA